The following coding sequences lie in one bacterium genomic window:
- a CDS encoding cobalamin-dependent protein (Presence of a B(12) (cobalamin)-binding domain implies dependence on cobalamin itself, in one of its several forms, or in some unusual lineages, dependence on a cobalamin-like analog.) yields the protein MSPSPLPAAVPGCEPYRPVHHVRLVTAASLFDGHDAAINIMRRLLQATGAEVIHLGHNRSVREIVDCAVQEDAQGIALTSYQGGHLEFLQYMHDLVAASGRRILIFAGGGGTILPAEIAQLHAYGIARVFSPDDGRAMGLQGMINEVMRQCDFPVGEAPAPGNLAPLLSALPERDPRALARLISLAENYPDQGDDLLAAVHAAAPAGARVPVLGITGTGGAGKSSLVDELVRRYLADRRDGTVAIVSVDPSRRRSGGALLGDRIRMNAIDDQRVYMRSLATRQSNLALSKYVRHAIDICKAAGFGLVIVETSGIGQSDTEIVDHADVSLYVMTSEYGAASQLEKIDMLDFADVIAINKFDHRGSLDALRDVRRQYRRNHNRFEGPDEELPVFATVASQFNDGGVNRLYAALSARLDALADRVPSTPPATGDEKPHPVIPPERVRYLAEIVENSRAEDRRIAGQCALASRLYRLHGAVAELRGGEPAPGVLPELAATGSDAAATCAVIAQYAALRAELAPDSRRLLEEWPALVEKYSADEFRYHVRDKVITQPLVSRSLSGTRVPRVCLPRWRDWGDILGWQLTENVPGCYPYAAGVFPLKREGEDPTRMFAGEGGPERTNRRFHFVSLGMPAVRLSTAFDSVTLYGEDPARRPDIYGKVGNSGVSVATVDDAKKLYSGFDLAAPKTSVSMTINGPAPMMLAFFLNAAIDQGCEKYIHAQGLTKQVEAKLAALAKEGGYVRPTYAGPLPDGNDGLGLMLLGASGDQVLPPEVYARIKAETLAAVRGTVQADILKEDQAQNTCIFSTEFALRLMGDIQQYFIDNRVRNFYSVSISGYHIAEAGANPITQLALTLANGFTFVEYYLSRGMPVDSFAPNLSFFFSNGMDPEYSVLGRVARRIWARAMRHRYGANERSQMLKYHIQTSGRSLHAQEIAFNDIRTTLQALYAIYDNCNSLHTNAYDEAITTPTEESVRRAMAIQLIINRELGLARNENPLQGAFIIDELTALVEEAVLAEFSALSERGGVLGAMERMYQRTKIQEESLYYESLKHSGELPIVGVNTYLDPNGSPTIVPGEVIRSTEAEKEFAIATLAAFHACHADVAAARLSALQQAAVRHGNTFEALLDAGKSCSLGQISGALYAVGGQYRRSM from the coding sequence ATGTCCCCGTCGCCGCTTCCCGCCGCCGTACCCGGCTGCGAACCGTACCGTCCCGTCCATCACGTGCGCCTGGTGACGGCGGCCTCTCTGTTCGACGGCCATGACGCCGCGATCAACATCATGCGGCGGCTGCTGCAGGCCACGGGCGCCGAGGTCATCCACCTCGGGCACAACCGCTCGGTGCGCGAGATCGTCGACTGCGCCGTCCAGGAGGATGCCCAGGGCATCGCCCTGACCAGCTACCAGGGCGGTCACCTCGAGTTCCTGCAGTACATGCACGACCTGGTCGCCGCCTCGGGGCGGCGCATCCTGATCTTCGCCGGCGGCGGCGGCACCATCCTGCCGGCGGAGATCGCGCAATTGCATGCGTACGGCATCGCGCGCGTGTTCTCGCCCGACGACGGTCGCGCCATGGGCCTGCAGGGCATGATCAACGAAGTGATGCGCCAATGCGACTTCCCGGTGGGCGAGGCGCCGGCGCCGGGCAACCTGGCGCCGCTGCTGTCGGCACTGCCGGAACGCGACCCGCGCGCGCTGGCGCGCCTCATTTCGCTGGCCGAGAACTACCCCGACCAGGGCGATGACCTGCTGGCGGCCGTGCACGCCGCTGCGCCGGCCGGCGCCAGGGTTCCCGTGCTGGGCATCACCGGCACCGGCGGCGCAGGCAAGTCGTCGCTGGTCGACGAACTGGTGCGCCGCTACCTCGCCGACCGGCGCGACGGCACGGTGGCGATCGTCTCGGTGGATCCTTCGCGACGCCGCAGCGGGGGCGCCCTGCTGGGCGACCGCATCCGCATGAACGCGATCGACGACCAGCGGGTCTACATGCGCTCGCTGGCCACGAGGCAGTCGAACCTGGCTCTGTCGAAGTACGTGCGCCACGCCATCGACATCTGCAAGGCGGCCGGCTTCGGGCTGGTCATCGTCGAGACCAGCGGCATCGGCCAGAGCGACACCGAGATCGTCGACCACGCCGACGTGTCGCTCTACGTGATGACATCGGAATACGGAGCGGCCTCGCAGCTCGAGAAGATCGACATGCTCGATTTCGCCGACGTCATCGCCATCAACAAGTTCGACCACCGGGGCAGCCTCGACGCGCTTCGCGACGTGCGGCGGCAGTACCGGCGCAACCACAACCGGTTCGAGGGCCCCGACGAGGAACTGCCGGTGTTCGCCACCGTGGCCTCGCAGTTCAACGACGGCGGCGTCAATCGCCTCTACGCGGCGTTGTCGGCCCGCCTCGACGCCCTGGCCGACCGCGTGCCCTCGACGCCGCCTGCGACAGGTGACGAAAAGCCGCACCCGGTGATCCCGCCCGAGCGCGTGCGCTACCTGGCGGAGATCGTCGAGAACAGCCGCGCGGAGGACCGCCGCATCGCCGGGCAGTGCGCGCTGGCCAGCCGGCTCTACCGGCTCCACGGTGCCGTGGCGGAGCTGCGCGGCGGCGAGCCGGCGCCCGGCGTGCTGCCCGAACTGGCGGCCACCGGCAGTGATGCGGCGGCCACCTGCGCCGTCATCGCGCAGTACGCCGCGTTGCGCGCGGAGCTGGCGCCCGATTCACGGCGGCTCCTGGAGGAGTGGCCGGCCCTGGTCGAGAAGTACAGCGCCGACGAGTTCCGCTACCACGTCCGCGACAAGGTCATCACGCAGCCGCTGGTCTCGCGTTCGCTCAGCGGCACGCGTGTCCCGCGGGTCTGCCTGCCGCGGTGGCGCGACTGGGGCGACATCCTCGGCTGGCAGCTGACGGAGAACGTCCCCGGCTGCTACCCGTACGCCGCGGGAGTCTTCCCGCTCAAGCGCGAAGGCGAGGATCCCACGCGGATGTTCGCCGGCGAAGGCGGTCCCGAGCGCACGAACCGCCGCTTCCATTTCGTATCGCTGGGCATGCCGGCGGTGCGCCTGTCGACGGCGTTCGATTCGGTGACGCTCTACGGCGAGGACCCGGCGCGCCGCCCCGACATCTACGGCAAGGTCGGCAACAGCGGCGTCTCCGTCGCGACGGTGGACGACGCCAAGAAGCTGTACTCGGGCTTCGACCTGGCGGCTCCCAAGACCTCGGTCTCGATGACCATCAACGGACCGGCGCCGATGATGCTCGCGTTCTTCCTCAACGCGGCGATCGACCAGGGCTGCGAGAAGTACATCCATGCGCAGGGACTGACGAAGCAGGTGGAGGCGAAGCTGGCTGCCCTGGCGAAGGAGGGTGGCTACGTGCGGCCGACGTACGCCGGCCCGCTGCCTGACGGCAACGACGGGCTGGGCCTGATGCTGCTGGGCGCCAGCGGCGACCAGGTGCTGCCGCCGGAGGTCTACGCCCGCATCAAGGCCGAGACGCTGGCCGCCGTGCGCGGCACGGTGCAGGCGGACATCCTCAAGGAGGACCAGGCCCAGAACACCTGCATCTTCTCGACCGAGTTCGCGCTGCGCCTGATGGGGGACATCCAGCAGTACTTCATCGACAACCGCGTGCGCAATTTCTATTCCGTTTCGATCAGCGGCTACCACATCGCCGAGGCGGGCGCCAACCCGATCACGCAGCTGGCGCTCACGCTGGCGAACGGGTTCACCTTCGTCGAGTACTACCTCTCGCGCGGGATGCCGGTCGACAGCTTCGCGCCGAACCTGTCGTTCTTCTTCAGCAACGGCATGGATCCGGAGTACTCGGTGCTGGGACGTGTTGCGCGCCGCATCTGGGCGCGCGCCATGCGCCACCGTTACGGCGCCAACGAGCGCAGCCAGATGCTCAAGTACCACATCCAGACTTCGGGCCGCTCGCTGCATGCGCAGGAGATCGCGTTCAACGACATCCGCACCACGTTGCAGGCGCTGTACGCGATCTACGACAACTGCAATTCGCTGCACACGAACGCATACGACGAGGCCATCACGACGCCCACCGAGGAATCGGTGCGGCGCGCCATGGCCATCCAGTTGATCATCAACCGCGAGCTGGGGTTGGCCCGCAACGAGAACCCGCTGCAGGGTGCGTTCATCATCGACGAGCTGACGGCGCTGGTGGAAGAGGCCGTCCTCGCCGAGTTCTCGGCGCTCAGCGAGCGCGGCGGCGTGCTGGGAGCCATGGAGCGCATGTACCAGCGCACGAAGATCCAGGAGGAGTCGCTGTACTACGAGTCGCTGAAGCACAGCGGCGAACTGCCCATCGTCGGCGTGAACACCTACCTGGACCCCAACGGTTCACCGACCATCGTGCCGGGCGAGGTCATCCGCTCGACCGAGGCCGAGAAGGAATTCGCCATCGCGACGCTGGCCGCCTTCCACGCGTGCCACGCCGATGTCGCCGCGGCCCGCCTGTCGGCGCTGCAGCAGGCCGCCGTCAGGCACGGCAACACGTTCGAGGCCCTGCTCGACGCGGGCAAGTCGTGTTCGCTGGGACAGATCTCCGGGGCGCTCTACGCGGTGGGCGGGCAGTACCGGCGGTCGATGTAG